The window AAGCTTTTTCAAAGGCTCAACGAGCCCGGCAAGTCGGATCAGCTTTGTAAGCGTCGTGCTTTCACCGCCGGGCAGAATCAGCCCCTTGATGCCTTCAAGGTGCTCGGGATAACGGATATATTTATAGGGGATGCCACGCTCGGCCAATTTGTTTGCATGTTCGACGACATCCCCCTGAAGGGCAAGAATCCCGATCATTACCAGCCTCTTGTTGCCAGCCTCTCTTCTTTCGGAATCGCAGCAATCTCGAGGCCTTTCATTGCAGCCCCCAGATTTTCGCTGACCCGTGCAATCAGTTTCGGGTCATCATAATGCGCGGTCGCTTCCACTATCGCCTTGGCCATGACAGAGGGGTTTGATGATTTGAATATACCGGAGCCTACGAACACCCCGTCAGCGCCGAGTACCATCATCAGCGCCGCATCGGCCGGCGTCGCAATCCCGCCTGCGGCAAAATTCACGACCGGCAGCCTGCCGTCGGCCTTTATGCCCTTTACCAGACAGACCGGTGCGCCAATTTCCTTGGCATACGCATAGATTTCATCATCCGGCATATTTATGACACGCCTGACCTGCTGCATGACCGTCCTCATATGGCGGACCGCTTCAACTATATTTCCTGTACCGGCCTCACCCTTTGTGCGTATCATGGCCGCACCCTCGCCTATGCGCCTTAACGCCTCGCCAAGATCACGGCAGCCGCATACGAACGGAATCCTGAATGCATGTTTGTCGATATGATTGGTCTCGTCCGCAGGAGTCAGGACTTCGCTTTCATCAATATAGTCAATCTCAAGCGCCTCAAGGATCTGTGCCTCGACGATATGTCCAATCCTTGCCTTTGCCATCACGGGAATGGTCACGGCCTGCTTGATCGCCTTGATAATAGTCGGGTCGCTCATCCTGGCAACACCGCCCTGCGCGCGTATGTCGGCCGGAACGCGCTCGAGAGCCATGACGGCTACCGCTCCCGCATCTTCTGCAATCTTAGCCTGTTCAGGCGTAGTAACATCCATTATGACCCCGCCTTTGAGCATCTGGGCAAGGCCCCTGTTCACCAGAACCTGTTCATTTCTATCCATAATCCACCTCTCGTTTAATGCCGTCCCAATGGTTTAAACATTGGGTTCTATTAATAGTTATTTTAAGTCTAGTCAACCTCGGCACACCGGTTTTTCAACATGTCAAAAACTTTTATTGCCTGAGCATATGTCTCATTCACACCCAGACTGTTGTCTATGATGATCGTGGCATATTTTTTCTTTTCATCGACCGGCATCTGAGAACGGATCTTCGCCATTGCTGCGGCCCTGTCTATATTATCCCTAACCATAAGCCTTTCAAGCTGGATATCTTCCGGGGCATAGACGAGTATGACATCGCTCATGCCCCGGTACATGCCTGATTCAATCAATAGAGGAACATCCAGAATGATGACCGCGCCGGGATTCTTTTCAGCATCACTAACCTGCCTGGCCATTTCAGAGAATACTTCTGGATGGACAATACTGTTTAGCACCTGCTTTTTATCCGGGTCATTAAAGATGATGTCACCCAGTGCCTTCCTGTCGATTTCACCGTTTTCCTGAAGGATGCATTCACCGAAATATTCGATTATCTTCAGGCAGGCCGGCTTTCCCTTAAGGACCGCATCAAAGGCTATTTTATCCGCATCAATTATAACCGCCCCGAGTCCGGCAAGCATCTTTGACACAGTCGATTTCCCCGTAGCGATGCTTCCGGTGAGTCCGACAGGTGAAGGTTTCCATTCTTTCTCTTTTTGTCCGGCCATACATGTCCCTTTTCAGTTACAACATTATCTTTTCCAGGCTTATTTCACCATCGTTAAAACCAGTCAGAAATATATAAAAATATCGCTGCAACATCAACCTCATCATATCAGTTAGATTATGTCTATTATACGCCACACATATATCTTTCTTCGAATCAGTCCCCTCAATGAATCGGGCGGTTGAAATATCAGTCCATGTTTTATCTTGACTTGAACCTCTTTACGCTATAATGTCTGACATTATGACCTTTTAATGGAAGGTGTTTATGGAACCGCTTGTCAAAATGAACCTCTCGGAATCGCTTGCAAAGATAATCATAGAACAGATCAAGGACGGGCTTCTGGCACCAGGCTCCAGGTTGCCTACGGAAAAGGAACTCATGACGAGATACAGCGTTGGCCGCTCTTCGGTAAGGGAGGCGTTCCAGTCGTTGGCCATAATGGGAGTGCTGGAGACACATCCCGGTCAGGGCACCTTTGTAAGGGATGTCTCCAGGAATATAGTAGTAACCCCTCATATCTTCTCACCTCTGGTCGGCTTCGAGACAAGTACAGATTTTCTGGAGGCCAGGCTCCTGATTGAGCCTGCCATAGCAGGACTTGCGGCAAAGAGACATTCTCAGGAAGAGTATGATGAGCTATCCTCACTGCTCGACAAATGCGAGAAAAACATCGCCGCAAACAAATCCGTGACAAAGCTGAACGGTGAGTTCCATGTGCGCATCGCCCATGCATCCCACAACATAGTCTTCGTGCGTTTCATAGAAGCCATAATCAGGATGCTTATTGCCCTCGGCGAGTCGCTAGAAAACGACCCGGAATATCTCAAATGGGAGCTCGCCTCTCACAGAGACGTGCTTTCGGCAATCCGTTCACGCAAGGCCAGAAATGCCAGGCTTGTCATGGAAAAACATATAAGACAGGTATCCAAATTCCATTCCCGGCTCGATCCTGCCGAAGGCAGGACCAGAATATAGCTGTATGGAACAAAAGGGTTCAGCAGTATGGAAATAACACTTTCAGGGCATATGACGGTATTGATAGATATTGGAGGCGTGCACTTCCTTACCGATCCCTGGTTCGGGCCCTGCAATCTCTTTGAAAGGATTCTTGCGCCTCGTCTGATGCCTCCATTCATGGGACTGGATAACATTCCTCCGATCGACGCCATGATCGTATCACATAACCACATCGACCACTTCGATTCGACGGCCATAGATCTTGCCCGACGAACCGGATGTACGGTCATAGGCTCAACGAAAGCTGTACGGCGCGCTATAAAAAATGGCATAGACAATACCATAGCTTTGAAGCACGGAGATGAAATCAACTTCAAAGGCGTGTCCATACATGCCGTGTATGCCGCTCACCCTCTGGCATCCGATGCCATAGGTTTTGCCGTCAGGAAAAGCGGTACGATATACTTCAGTGGCGATACGAGGTTTTCGCAGGAAATCATTGACCACCTGAGTGGCTTTCACGTCGACATCGCCCTCGTACAGGCTGCCTGCGCACGCTATCCATTCGCAGGAAAGGATGGAATGGACCTGACCGACCTTATGCTCTTTGCAGAAAAGGTGAGACCTTCGTGGACCATCCCACTGCACCTGGACTGCATCGGAAAGTGGCTTGATCCGGGCCGCGGCATAAGGATCATGAAGGAAAATAAAGAAGAGGTCTCAGAGGCACTGAGAGACTGGACCGGGGTAATGGAATCGAAATCCCTGGGTGCGAAAATCCTCGAACCAGGAAAGCCATGGCAGCCAGTAAAGGATTCAAATGTCAGATAACATACTCATGAATGCGCTCTCGTCGCACGCCATGCCATCCTTTATTGCCAGATCGATACTCAGGGTGTTCGCTTCGGTACACGCGGCAGCATCAAGCAGAAAAATCGATCGCGGCAGCACAGAAGACATCCGGCCTGAAATTCCGGTCTATATCATGGAGGGTTATCACGGGGGCATGCTTTACTGGGACTGGCTCATATTAAGAAAAGGCGGACTGTGGAGAAGCCTTATCTGGCCCGCCGTAGGCGTCCCTCTGCTCGCAAGGGCGGAAAAGGGGATACCGGTGACGCTCGAACTGGACGCACCCACTTTCAGACACATGGCCCGGAATCAGAAAAAGGCGTTTTCGCGCCTTAAAAGCCTGGCCGCTTCCGGCATGATAGACATCGTCAATGGGACATTCTCTCAGCCGCTCCTTTCAACGATAAGCGGAGAATCGGCTATCAGACAGTTCGAACAAGGGTTGAAAGCGATTTCACAGACAACAGGTTTCAAGGTTTTATCATATGCCTGCCAGGAACCGTGCTTCTGCTCGCAGCTTCCGCAGATACTCAAAGGCTTCTCGATCCCCTATGCGCTCATAAGGACGCACTGGGCACCGTTCGGCAAAGAAAAGGGTATCGATTCTCCAGTCATCTCATGGAATGGCCCGGATGGCTCCAGCGTTACGGCAGTCCCCAGATACGGCTGGATGGACTACGCCAACAGGGGTGATATGTATCCGGGCTCCATGCGCGGCAATCTTTCCGGAGCGCATTGCAGCCAGTGGAACAGAAAATGGATCGAAGCATCAGCTCGTGCTGCATCGAGGACACGGACAGTCCCCCTGCTCATATCTGCCATGGAAGACCTTTCACCGCACGAATCGCCTATCCCTGCAACCCAGGGCCTTTCTCGCATGAATGGAATACGCTTTATTACGCTCGGGTCGTTCATAAAGGAAAACTTGACAGCATCAATGGAAAATCTCCCGGCCGTACGCCTCACTTCGGACGATTTCAGGATGTCTCTGCCCTGGGGGCTTGAGGCGGATGCATTGATGATCGCCCGAGACAGCGCTGAATCCACACTTCTTACGGCCGAAAGGGCCGATGCGTTCTTCAGCCTCATTAAAGGAGCAGGCAGGGAAAGGGATATAAACGAGCTGTGGGAAAAGCTGCTCACGGCGCAGCATCATGACTTCCATCTGTGCGGGCCGTGGCTCAGCCTTGCCCACGGAAAGCCCATATCAGCATATGCACGGGATCTGTGCAGAGAGGTGGAGTTTTCAGCCGAAGGGCTTGCTGAAGAGGCTTTGATCGGCCTGGTGAAACCCTCCGATACAGACAACGCCGGAAGTCGGAGCCTCGTCCTGTTCAACCCCCATGCACGAGAAACGAAAAACGTCTTTCTCATACCCGGAGCATGGGAGGTGAACGATAACGGAACAAATATCCCTGCACAGATCGAAACAGACGGGACATATATATACCGTGAAATACCTGCTCTGGGCATTGAAGTGCTCGGCCTTCGAAAAGCGGCTGCAAAAAGTGTCGCCGGACATGAAGGAAACTGTCTGAGCTTCGAGAACGAATTCTACAGGGCCTCGATCTCAAAAGGCTTCCTTAGCATATCGGCCGGGGATTGCGGCCTGCTCTCATCAGGCTGCTATTTCAGCGTAGGTATGGGCGGCCATGTTCTCGACTCGAAAAAAACAACTGGCATCCCGGGTCTTACTGCATGCGGCGACATATTAAGCAGATGGGAAACCTCCGGAACGATAGCGGACATGCCGTTCACCCAGACCTTCATGCTCTACAGAAAGCTCCCGAGAATAGATGTCGAGGTCAGTTTCCAATTCGATGATGGCATGTCATTCGGACCGGGGCCGTCTGACGGCCGGGGCTTTTATGCAATGAACGCGCTCAAGCTATGCGCATGCTTCCCCATGACAGAGGGCATGGTCATACGCTCTTCCCCGTTCATCTCGGAAAAAACAGATTTGGAAATCTTCATAGGCAACAACTGGGCCGGGATCGAACGCGAAGGCTCGGGGCTCGCAGTCATCTGCCCGGGTGCCAGGGGCTTCTATTATGAGAAAAATACCGGCGTCTTGAAGCTCGTACTTGCATGGTCGCCCGCATCATGGATGTACGCAAGCGATGATTCGTTCACACCGAACGGCTCGAAATATGTGAGGCTTAACGGCAATTACACCTTCCGCTATTCTCTCCTGCCCTACAGGGAAAGAATCGAAGCTGTAAGATGCGCCGAAGAAATAAGGCTCCCCGAATATTCTTTTATCACCGGCGGGACCGCATCAACGGAAGCAAGGCTGAAATCCGGCCTGTTCAGCGTTGAGCCGGACGAGGTCGTCCTGACAGCCCTTCTCACGAGACACGGCAGGCTGTTCGGCAGGCTGTTCAATCCCGCAGGACATGCAATCGAAGCCTCTCTGATCTCGGATATGCCGCTTGAAATCACCGTCTGCGATATGGATTTTTCATCGGAAAAACCCGTCCCGGACGGCAGGATTAACATGCGGCCATACGGGATACAGACCATCGGCATATGCGACGGTTCATAAATATCCGGAGGTAAAGAATGAAAATAACCGATCTGATCGTTACACCCGTTGGAATCCCTCTTGAAATGACGCTCCTCCATGCATGGGGCAGACACCCGGGCTTCGGCCGCGTCATCATACAGGTCATTACTGACGAGGGAATAACCGGCCTGGGCGAGACCACGCTCACCCCCTCAGGCAGGCAGATGGAGGAGGTCCTCAAGGCGAGCAAGGCCCACATTCTGGGTGAAGACCCGTTCAGCCTTGAAAGGATAAGGGCCAGGCTCAACAATGCGCTATACGTACGCATGTTCGGACCGAACCTGGCTAACGCTTTTTCCGCCATTGAATTTGCCTGCCTTGACATACAGGGTCAGGCCATAGGAAGGCCTGTATGCGACCTTCTCGGGGGAAGGATGCGCGATCACGTCCCTCTTTCGGCATATGTTTTCTACCAGACGCCCACGGATGATGACATCCCGTGGGAGGAGGCCGATGCCCGCATTGTCGAACATTGTGCAGATCTCTGTGAGAACAAGGGCTGCAAATCGATCAAGTTCAAGGGAGGAGTTTTCAGGCCGGATCTCGAGGTTGAAACCGTCAGACATCTGAACGAGCGGCTGCCCGGTATACCCGTAAGGCTCGACCCAAACAGTTCATGGGCCCTCACTACGGCTGTAAAGGTTGCGAAGAGCTGCCAGAATCTTAATATGGAATATCTGGAAGACCCTGTCTGGGGAATAGCGGCAATGGCCAAACTCAAGCGTATGGCGCCTTTCATGCCTCTGGCTTCGAACATGGCCTGTTTCGGATGGGAAGATATAGGCCCGGCGGCCATGATGGACGCCGTCGATGTGATCCTCGCCGATCCCCACTGGTACGGAGGTCTGCATGCGGTGAAGGCGCTCTCGAGACTCTGCGAATCATTCGGCCTCGACCTTGGAATGCATTCAGGGACGGAGTTCGGCGTTTCCATGGCCGCCATCCTGCAGCTGGGTGCTGCCCTACCCAGCATCCACCATGCACCGGATGCACATTACCATTATCTCGCCGACGACATCATCAAGGGAGGCCCCATCCCCTACGAGAACGGCGGCATGAAAGTCCCGGCCGGGCCGGGGCTCGGCGTCACGCTGGATCACGACAAGCTGAAGCAGTACAATGAAATCTATGAGATG of the Desulfomonilia bacterium genome contains:
- the pdxS gene encoding pyridoxal 5'-phosphate synthase lyase subunit PdxS, giving the protein MDRNEQVLVNRGLAQMLKGGVIMDVTTPEQAKIAEDAGAVAVMALERVPADIRAQGGVARMSDPTIIKAIKQAVTIPVMAKARIGHIVEAQILEALEIDYIDESEVLTPADETNHIDKHAFRIPFVCGCRDLGEALRRIGEGAAMIRTKGEAGTGNIVEAVRHMRTVMQQVRRVINMPDDEIYAYAKEIGAPVCLVKGIKADGRLPVVNFAAGGIATPADAALMMVLGADGVFVGSGIFKSSNPSVMAKAIVEATAHYDDPKLIARVSENLGAAMKGLEIAAIPKEERLATRGW
- the coaE gene encoding dephospho-CoA kinase (Dephospho-CoA kinase (CoaE) performs the final step in coenzyme A biosynthesis.) → MAGQKEKEWKPSPVGLTGSIATGKSTVSKMLAGLGAVIIDADKIAFDAVLKGKPACLKIIEYFGECILQENGEIDRKALGDIIFNDPDKKQVLNSIVHPEVFSEMARQVSDAEKNPGAVIILDVPLLIESGMYRGMSDVILVYAPEDIQLERLMVRDNIDRAAAMAKIRSQMPVDEKKKYATIIIDNSLGVNETYAQAIKVFDMLKNRCAEVD
- a CDS encoding FadR/GntR family transcriptional regulator; translated protein: MEPLVKMNLSESLAKIIIEQIKDGLLAPGSRLPTEKELMTRYSVGRSSVREAFQSLAIMGVLETHPGQGTFVRDVSRNIVVTPHIFSPLVGFETSTDFLEARLLIEPAIAGLAAKRHSQEEYDELSSLLDKCEKNIAANKSVTKLNGEFHVRIAHASHNIVFVRFIEAIIRMLIALGESLENDPEYLKWELASHRDVLSAIRSRKARNARLVMEKHIRQVSKFHSRLDPAEGRTRI
- a CDS encoding MBL fold metallo-hydrolase yields the protein MEITLSGHMTVLIDIGGVHFLTDPWFGPCNLFERILAPRLMPPFMGLDNIPPIDAMIVSHNHIDHFDSTAIDLARRTGCTVIGSTKAVRRAIKNGIDNTIALKHGDEINFKGVSIHAVYAAHPLASDAIGFAVRKSGTIYFSGDTRFSQEIIDHLSGFHVDIALVQAACARYPFAGKDGMDLTDLMLFAEKVRPSWTIPLHLDCIGKWLDPGRGIRIMKENKEEVSEALRDWTGVMESKSLGAKILEPGKPWQPVKDSNVR
- a CDS encoding enolase C-terminal domain-like protein, producing MKITDLIVTPVGIPLEMTLLHAWGRHPGFGRVIIQVITDEGITGLGETTLTPSGRQMEEVLKASKAHILGEDPFSLERIRARLNNALYVRMFGPNLANAFSAIEFACLDIQGQAIGRPVCDLLGGRMRDHVPLSAYVFYQTPTDDDIPWEEADARIVEHCADLCENKGCKSIKFKGGVFRPDLEVETVRHLNERLPGIPVRLDPNSSWALTTAVKVAKSCQNLNMEYLEDPVWGIAAMAKLKRMAPFMPLASNMACFGWEDIGPAAMMDAVDVILADPHWYGGLHAVKALSRLCESFGLDLGMHSGTEFGVSMAAILQLGAALPSIHHAPDAHYHYLADDIIKGGPIPYENGGMKVPAGPGLGVTLDHDKLKQYNEIYEMFMSGGFKDRIKPEPLYLKSRW